DNA sequence from the Cronobacter turicensis z3032 genome:
GCCGACTGGAAGCTGGTGTTCCATCGCAAACTGATAGGCGTCTATCTCGGCCAGTTTGCGGTCACGTCCACGCTCTGGTTCTTCCTGACCTGGTTCCCGAACTATCTCACGCAGGAGAAAGGCATCACGGCGCTGAAAGCGGGCTTTATGACCACCGTGCCGTTCCTCGCGGCGTTCGTCGGCGTGCTCCTCTCCGGCTGGGTGGCGGACCGTCTGGTGCGTAAAGGCTATTCGCTTGGCGTGGCGCGCAAGCTGCCGATTATCTGCGGTCTGCTGATCTCCACCTGCATTATGGGCGCGAATTACACCAACGATCCGACGTGGATTGTGGTGCTGATGGCGCTCGCATTCTTCGGTAATGGTTTTGCGTCGATCACCTGGTCGCTGGTGTCGTCGCTGGCCCCGATGCGGCTGATTGGGCTTACCGGCGGCATGTTTAACTTCGTCGGCGGGCTGGGCGGTATCACGGTGCCGCTGGTGATTGGTTATCTGGCGCAGGATTACGGCTTTGGCCCGGCGCTGGTGTACATCTCGGTCGTGGCGCTCATCGGCGCGCTCTCTTACATCCTGCTGGTCGGGGAGGTGAAACGCGTCGGCTGAGGCCGTCACGGAAGGCAGGGACGCCTGCGACGGAATGCGCAGATAACGCGCCGCCGGTCACCGGCGCGCGTTACGTATCAACATATAACAACCATAAACCTGCCGGGTTTGCCACGGCAGGAAAAGAGGGTTCTGCTATGCATACCGATCTGTACTCGACCACCCTGCGGCAGCTTAACGCGAAGATAATCCCGTTTATCATCCTCTGCTACTTTGTCGCTAACCTCGATAAAACCAACATCTCCATCGCGGCGCTGCAAATGAACGCCGATCTCGGCCTGAGCGCCAGCATGTATGGCCTCGGCGTCGGGATGTTCTACATCTCCTACATCATTTTTGAAATCCCGAGCAACGTCATCATGACGAAGGTGGGCGCCCGCATCTGGATAGCCCGCATCATGATAACCTGGGGCATCGTCAGCGCCGGGATGTCGCTGGTGCAGACGCCAACGCAGCTCTACGTCATGCGCTTTTTGCTGGGCATGGCGGAGGCGGGCTTTACGCCGGGCATCATCTATTACATCTCCTGCTGGTTCCCGAAGAGTAACCGCGCGCGGGCGATGTCGTTCTTTTACATGGGCTCGGTGATGGCGTCGATCATCGGCCTGCCGATCTCCGGCTCTATTCTGAACATGCACGGCATCGCCGATATCGCAGGCTGGCGCTGGCTGTTCGCCATTGAGGGCATTCCGGCGATAGTGCTCGGCATTATGGTGCTGTGGCGACTGCCGCAGACGCCGGACCACGCCCCCTGGCTGTCGACGGAACAGAAAGGCTGGCTGAAGGCGCAGCTGGCGCGCGACAACGCGGGCGTGGAAGTCGGTAATAACCACAGCTGGCTGAGCGCGCTGAAAAACAAAACTGTGCTTCTGCTGAGCCTGGTCTGGTTCCTCCAGGCGTTTGGGTCTATCGGCATTACGCTGTTTCTGCCGCTCATCATCAAAAGCATGGCGAGCGATCAGAGCAACATCGTTGTGAGCCTGCTCTCTGCGGTGCCGTTTATCGCCGCCTGCGTGTTTATGTATCTCAACGGTCGCCACTCCGACACCACGAAGGAGCGCTCCTGGCATCTCGGCCTGCCGCTGATCCTCTCCGGCGTGTCGCTGGCCATCGCTATCTGGTCCAGCAATCTGCTGGTGGCCTACGGGCTGCTGGTGCTGACGGTGGGCTTTAACTTCGCCCTTACGCCGATCTTCTGGGCCGTCACCACCGAAAAACTCGCGGGCGTGGCCGCTGCCGCCTCTATCGCGTTTATCAACACCGTGGCGAATTTCGTCGGGCTCGGCCTGCCGCCGGTGCTCGGCAAAATCAAAGACGCGACGGACAGCTACCACTACGGGCTGTTGATTGTGGCCGTGGCGCTGATCCTCGGCGGCATTATTGGCGTGCTGGTCTCACGCCCGGCGCGCCCCGGCGTAGCTGGACCGTCCGCTTCACTTAAACAGGGGTCCCGATGAAACCGATTGTGCTTAAACACGCGTATCTGCCGGATGCGCTGACGGTTGAACTGCGCGAGCGCTACGATCTGCGTGAATTTTCGCAGATGTCTGACGCCGA
Encoded proteins:
- the ttuB gene encoding Putative tartrate transporter; this encodes MRPSRKAGTPATECADNAPPVTGARYVSTYNNHKPAGFATAGKEGSAMHTDLYSTTLRQLNAKIIPFIILCYFVANLDKTNISIAALQMNADLGLSASMYGLGVGMFYISYIIFEIPSNVIMTKVGARIWIARIMITWGIVSAGMSLVQTPTQLYVMRFLLGMAEAGFTPGIIYYISCWFPKSNRARAMSFFYMGSVMASIIGLPISGSILNMHGIADIAGWRWLFAIEGIPAIVLGIMVLWRLPQTPDHAPWLSTEQKGWLKAQLARDNAGVEVGNNHSWLSALKNKTVLLLSLVWFLQAFGSIGITLFLPLIIKSMASDQSNIVVSLLSAVPFIAACVFMYLNGRHSDTTKERSWHLGLPLILSGVSLAIAIWSSNLLVAYGLLVLTVGFNFALTPIFWAVTTEKLAGVAAAASIAFINTVANFVGLGLPPVLGKIKDATDSYHYGLLIVAVALILGGIIGVLVSRPARPGVAGPSASLKQGSR